The Arthrobacter burdickii genomic interval TGCCATAGCGATAAATATCCCCCCGCAGTTTCTTTTCCATGCCCGTTTGGGTGTGAGAGGGAACTAGAGGGATAGGCACTATGCCAGAGGAGTGCCCTTCACGGCCCAATGGGGCCCGACCCCCGCCCGCGCTCGTCAGGCCCTGGGGTGTCAACTGAGGGCGTCTTGGTTAGTCAGTCGTACTGCAGCGCACTCCGCTGGACACCAACTAGGATGGCTTCAGTTTCTGTTATCGGCAAAGGGGTCTAAGCATGGATGCAAACGTCTGGAAGCAGATTGTTGATAACGCTATTCGCAATACGGGATCGAGAGACCTCCTGTGGTCCGCCTCAAGCGTGGGACCGGAGAGAACTTGAGCTTTGAGGCGTCAATTGACGTAAACACCACGCTCAGCATCTGGGGTTACGAGAAGAATTACTCCTATGAGCTCTGTCGCACTAGGCGAACCGCGGGCGAACCATTCAAAGAGAGTATTCGGGTCACAGCGAAGGACAAAGCCAACGGTATCGATTTCAGTGGTCTCTTCAAAGCTGCTCGAGCTCAGTCCTCGAATGTCATCCGAGAGCGTGCATTCAACGCGGTCATTGACTACCTGACCAATCCGACAAAAGTTAATCCCAGAACTAATGAAGTCGTTCATCCCGAAAACGAGGGTGAACGATGGGATGATCTGCAGGCGATGAGTTTTAGCGGACAATTTACGTATTCTCAGGATGAGGAAATACTCGCTCTCGTGAAGAATCTCACGGCAGAGGGATCAATACTGTGGACTCTCACAACGTCCGACGGCGAGGGCGAGTTTTTTTCAGCCTACGTGGGGGACTCTGATGAGGATGGTTGCCACAACCTGTACCTTTCGTTGGAGGTCGCGGAGACAACGACGAGAGTCAACGGAAAGGTCACATATAATTTCGAGATACAAAACGATCCGAATTTCCTAGTTCGCACAGTCATAAAGCCTACCAACAAGCAATCTCAGAAGTCTTGGCAGCTTGCGAGTGAAATACACTCGATTCTTGCAAAGCAGGTACGAAACGATGAGGAAGCATTCAAGAAAATCATTAGCGATGACATAGTTAACGATGTCTTGGCTTCTTTGGATGAGCCTCACAAGTAGCTGCGCCCCATTACGGGTGCGAGGGCTTCCATGCCCTGACCAACATGCTGCGTCGCTATTCCGGCGTAACGGCCTTGCGCCAGACCCAGCCTTCCGTCAAGGCGTCGATGCGGGGCTCAAGGAACCGAATCTTGACTGCGGTGTCCGTCCATGAGACGGCTAGGGCTTGAATTCTGGCGGCTTAGGTGGTGTAGCGAACCCAGGCGTACACGCGGCGGGGCTCGTCAAAGTCAATTGGCAGGTTCTGGCGCAGCTGTAACTCGGCCGCGGTGAGGAGCATGGGTTCCTTCCGCATCACCCATCGGTCTCTCGCTCGTCCATCGGACGGTCAGCTAATGGGGATACCGCTTATTCTGGTCCTCCAGGGGAGCGTACATGCTGGTTGTGACACTTAGAAGCTAAGACTGCCTCTAGAAAGGCTCTTTCGTGCTCGCTTCCGGCAACCTAGTCTTGGGCGATGGCAAGCGAACCAAGATTCAACTTCCGGCTTCGGTTTCTCACTAGCAATACGCACAGTCTGCCGTTCAGCGAAAACAGTGTCGTCCTTCCAACCGATACGGAGCAGCGGTTCACCCTGTCTGCCATTCCAGAAGGACCACTGTCAGAGGCTCAATCTTTCGTACTAACGGGTGGACCTTTCGACACTCGCGAGCAAGCTACAGACGAGGCGGAGAGGTGGCAGAGCAGAATTTCGATAGCCCTCACCGCACTATTGATGGCGGGGTACTTTGGCGACGCGAGTATGAACGGTGGATTCACTAGCGATGCGCTTGAAGAATTCTCAAAGGACTCGGGCGCCAAGGCATACAACGATCATCTTGGTATCACAGTTTACCCGTACACCGGCAGAGAAGTGTTTTTCGGTGCATCAGCAACCGGCTTCGCGGTTCCGTCGTCCGATCGAGTAATTAAGGCGCTAACTTCCGAGCGGAACAACATTCCAGTTGAAGGGCAACGACGTCTAGCGTTCGAGCTGTATTCGTTGTCCAGGTTTGTTGCATCCGAACCAAAAGCGAGTTTCATGTGTTCGATGATGGCAATCGAAACCCTGATTGAGCGTGAGGAAAGAAGCGACGGTGCCAGAACACTGGTAAAATCATTCTTGCAGCAGGTTAAAGATGCAGGCCTCCCACTGGAGGAAGCGACGGGAATGGCTTCAGCATTGTCAGATATGAAGAAAGAATCGATTAAGCAGGCGGGCATGCGGCTTTGCGCAACGCTAGACGATCGAAATTATATGAATATGAAACCTTCCGAATTGTTCAATGAATGCTACAAAGTTCGTGGCAAGTTGGTGCACGGCGATGACCCTGGTCGCTCTCGGGCTGAATTCGTTCAGTTTGCAGCCGCTCTCTCGTGGCTGGCAGCGGACCTGATTGTCGGGCGAGCGCTGACTGAGGAACTCCGGAGTTAGTGGGTGCTGGGCTTTTAGTCGTAGGGGCTCGTTACGGTCGTCCATATGAAGAGAGCGGCGCACCCTGGCTGGCATGGGATACCCCCGTCACGGGACCGGTTCGTTCCGCCCGAGTCCCTGCCTAAGCCAACAGAGGGCATCCATTGGACGACAGAGAAGGCCCCTCCCATCTGGGCCCAGCTGACCTATCCCGGCGGCGTCATGCAAACTGTGAAGGGCTTTGCGATCGCTTGGACTCGTGAGCTAGTGCAAGTGCAGTGGGTGGAGTACTCGATGGCGCGTGAGGCGTGGGTGACCGCCGACAAGGTGCAACGCCGCCAGGTGGAAGAGAAGAAACGCCACCGCGACGGCTAGATGCCGCCAGAACCAAGGTAACTCGGCGGCACGCGCGGCACGGGGCCGACAGGTTCGTCTAACGACCTTCGCAGCTCGTGCTGAGGTCCGGCGAAAGTCCGAGTTTTGCTCGGATTTTCTGCGGAGTGCCCGATGTATTCACTTGGCTTGCGGGGTCCGTCCACACGCTCCAGAGGGTCTCGAAGCTCGCTTGGTCAGAAATCTCTGCCATCTGGTTCGTTATCGACACGTCTGTGTACCAATTGTCGACAACTACATCCACGTCGGCGTCAACTACCTCGGGCCATGCTGCTGTATCTGCTGAAAACTTCTCGATCACGGACCGGTAGGCGTCCCGAGCGGTGGCTGCTTTTTCGTTCACTGCTTTCATGTTCATGGGCTCGTCGAGGATGTAGGCCCTGTTCACTTCAAGGGCTAGGTCGTCGTTGGCAAAGTTCACCGGGCATACGCCATCAAGGTAAAACTCACCAGCTTCTGGGACGGTGAGACTTGCACCCGAACAGCCCGTTAAAGCGACCGCGGTGATGATGGTGAGCGCTATCCGGCGCATGAGACCCCCATAGTGTTTGTTGACGACAAGTAATTATGCACGCCGACTGCCAAACCAAGTGTTGTTCTCCTAGGGTGAGCCCATGACCGATCAATCACGATTCATGACGCTGCCCGACGTCGCCGCGGAACTCGCCGTCAGCCAATCCCAGATGTACGCGCTCGTGAAGTCCGGCGACCTCCCCGCCATCCAGGTTGGCGGGCGCGGTCAGTGGCGTGTGGAGCGGGTGAAGCTGGAGGAGTACATCGCCCGTATGTACGAGCAAGCAGCCTCAGCACGTGCCAAGATCACGCCCGAGGATGTCGAAGCTAAGGATTGAGCCTTGCTATAGCGGCCCAGAAGGACCCGCGGGAGGCGTTAGGTGAGAGTGCGCGGGGTTACCCTCTGGATCTTCGCGGAACTACAGCTCCGCAAGTGTCACATCGGTAATCACCGCTCTGCATGGAGAGGCCGTACTCTCTGCTGATCTCTGGGTGATCACATGGTGGGTTACCCTTCGCGGACCAAGCCGTACGCCGCTTTTCTGCTTCCTCAAACTGCACCAGTTGCCTCCCCGGCAGAGCGCCGCTCGCTCTCTCGGATGAAGCTTAGCGTTCGTGCTGAATCCTAGAGCCCCTTTGGGTGCGCGTTCCAAAGCTTGGCTCTGTCCTCCTCGCTCGATGTGGCTAGGCGGTCGTGCAGGGTTTGACGGGTGACGTTCACGAGCCGCGCCAGTGCAGCGCGGTCCTGGGTTACCTGGGTGGCTTTAAGCAGTTCATCTATGTCAATCAGTCGGCGGGCAGTCTCGGCCCTAACCATGTACTCAACCTCGGGCGGCTGGCAGGTGCCGTGGCCGTGGTCGATGTGCACTACCTCGTGACAGAGGACATTGCGGTCCTCTACCTCATTCAGTCGCTCGTCCAGGAACACGACGCTCTTACCGTCAGTGAGCCCGACAACCTTGTCGTTCAGGCGTATCCGGATCACCGCAATGTGGGGGTAATGCTCGGCAAGGTGCCGGTAAGGATCGTAAGAAATGCCGAACGGGTTTTGCGCCTGTGTCATGTCGGTAGTCATTGCAGATCCTTCGGCCAGGGGTGCAGATTTCACCACGTAGGCTAAACACTATTGAGCGGAGCCAACTGTTCCTATGTCGTCGCCTTCGCGTTCCTCGGACTAAGGGCGGTCCGACTCCCACGGCCACCCGCCGCCGCTGGTGCGGTGATGGCACTGGTGGGCTTCGTGATGCTTGTCCGCCCTGAACCGAGTGTCCTCCGGGCCGCGGTGATGGGCACGATCGGAGTGGCCGCGGTCCTCTCGGGGCGCGGCAGGGCGTCCCTGACCCTGCTGATGCTGTCGATCATCATCCTTCTCGCGGTGGACCCGTGGCTCTCGGTGTCCTTCGCCTTCCTGCTCTCGGTCGCAGCAACCCTGGGGCTGGTCACCGCCGGACCAAAGGCGGCCGACACGCTCAGCCTCGTGATGCCGCGTGTCGCCGCCCAACTGCTCGCCATCCCCCTGATGGCGCAACTCTTCTGCACACCGATCCTCGTCCTGATCCAGCCGGTACTCCCGATGTACTCGCTGCCGGCGAACGTGCTGGCCTCGCCCGTGGTCCCCGCGATCACTCTCGTGGGGATGCTGGCCGTCCTCGCCCTGGTAGCCGCTCCGGTCCTTGCACAGCCCCTCATCGCTGCAGCCCAGTGGGGGACGCGGTGGGTGGAAGGCGTTGCCGACACCCTTGCTGCTGCGCCGGTGGCATCGTTGCCGTGGATCCCGGGAGCGCCCGGCGCCGCCGTGGCCGCACTCGCATCACTGTCGTTTCTCGTGCTCATGATTAAGCAGGAGGCCATCACCGACTGGTGGGGGAGGAGAATCGCATCCCCCCCAGCCGCGGGTTCCGGATGGCGGCACTGGCACTGGCACTGATCCGGACCCGGATCGAGAGGCGGGCCGGAGCCCGGGTGGTCGCGCCCTACGCCGGCCCGCGCCATCTTCCGCTGCCAGGAAGGACGGGCGCCGGCGGCATCGCGGCGCCGCGCTCGCCCTCCTTCTCGTTCTATGC includes:
- a CDS encoding helix-turn-helix transcriptional regulator, with amino-acid sequence MTDQSRFMTLPDVAAELAVSQSQMYALVKSGDLPAIQVGGRGQWRVERVKLEEYIARMYEQAASARAKITPEDVEAKD
- a CDS encoding ImmA/IrrE family metallo-endopeptidase — its product is MTTDMTQAQNPFGISYDPYRHLAEHYPHIAVIRIRLNDKVVGLTDGKSVVFLDERLNEVEDRNVLCHEVVHIDHGHGTCQPPEVEYMVRAETARRLIDIDELLKATQVTQDRAALARLVNVTRQTLHDRLATSSEEDRAKLWNAHPKGL
- a CDS encoding ComEC/Rec2 family competence protein — translated: MSGANCSYVVAFAFLGLRAVRLPRPPAAAGAVMALVGFVMLVRPEPSVLRAAVMGTIGVAAVLSGRGRASLTLLMLSIIILLAVDPWLSVSFAFLLSVAATLGLVTAGPKAADTLSLVMPRVAAQLLAIPLMAQLFCTPILVLIQPVLPMYSLPANVLASPVVPAITLVGMLAVLALVAAPVLAQPLIAAAQWGTRWVEGVADTLAAAPVASLPWIPGAPGAAVAALASLSFLVLMIKQEAITDWWGRRIASPPAAGSGWRHWHWH